The proteins below come from a single Halostagnicola larsenii XH-48 genomic window:
- a CDS encoding 50S ribosomal protein L31e, whose translation MSATDFEERVVTVPLRDVKKGANHEAAGRAMTIVREHLAKHFAVDEDVVRLDPSINEAVWSEGRANPPRKLRVRAARFDEEGEVIVEAEVAE comes from the coding sequence ATGAGTGCAACTGATTTCGAAGAACGTGTTGTTACCGTTCCACTGCGTGATGTCAAGAAAGGTGCGAACCACGAAGCCGCCGGTCGTGCGATGACGATCGTCCGCGAGCACCTCGCGAAACACTTCGCGGTCGACGAAGACGTCGTCCGACTCGACCCCTCGATCAACGAGGCCGTCTGGTCCGAAGGCCGGGCGAACCCGCCGCGAAAGCTTCGCGTTCGCGCCGCGCGATTCGACGAAGAGGGCGAGGTCATCGTCGAAGCCGAGGTCGCCGAGTAA